A single window of Macrobrachium nipponense isolate FS-2020 chromosome 31, ASM1510439v2, whole genome shotgun sequence DNA harbors:
- the LOC135206665 gene encoding tetratricopeptide repeat protein 27-like, producing MKEIFHNLERKYLYSEFDARLPESVPDDKGGWLNVAKLVASGSYVIALKEKECQEALGINKESPSAGMSVPDHYKQAILCYLSEGGPHREHVVLCIGICCLQLFTQNNFTGPLIGPEPDTLLPGLIPESHTSESVKEIALESLVGDAEGVYNLLSCPEYLVLARLILIDLKTTLSTCLTADWWCFRCALVHQRIVDEKSPQLYEIILQSLNQVENNSQLVSTSVSRDLTALYHLEAGHLHLEFYDVGRAGDHFRKASDALQVKLSLSGALGKRTKWQEEDRPQLIVKVAYNDHSIMNSELPGHNLLPTDLPKDIMLNDDTRLPRFKFKDEDDDIIPDLRPIEQALILAMVTHKRRSSAADLQLDEETKAYVAALLQYPKNWCFQHSALLLRSQIEAVESRAVQRCLTQVEELIGAVNREEPSRYERLKLLGTSLILPHWELQQELAKILMRLGCVKTALEIFERLHLWEDVITCYNELQMRQRSAEIVRTQLEKKETPKLWCLLGDATDDKECYMKAWELSGHKSGKSQRCLGNYYYVRKDYKNAILHYEMSLEINRLQFPVWQRLAYCALQTEDWEKCAQAYRRCSVLEPDSFEVWNNMSQAYLKLDQKHRAWKSLQEALRCRMDSWRLWDNFMLVSTSLGYMSQALNAYNRILTMKERHVDTQIIGRIVKAIVDGDSDPDGREVKGLYKKCSELLGRLTSEVPTHPELWYLYGLLTQANPEPSPETRFMAMQQFKKALAASTQKQGWEKDTLTAVASLHRASYLLDATLDAVKGLPPKVAVPNLSATRMSVQGAIVATRRGQVQVATGELVEQVQEPLKNVENKLTLLMKKLEELKLEV from the coding sequence ATAAAGGAGGATGGCTAAATGTAGCAAAACTTGTTGCATCTGGCAGCTACGTTATCGCTTTAAAAGAAAAGGAATGTCAAGAAGCTCTGGGCATCAATAAAGAGAGTCCTTCTGCTGGTATGTCAGTTCCAGATCATTATAAACAAGCTATCCTATGTTATTTGAGTGAAGGTGGGCCACATAGAGAGCATGTTGTTCTCTGTATCGGTATCTGTTGTCTTCAGTTATTTACTCAGAACAACTTTACAGGACCTTTAATTGGTCCTGAACCAGACACACTTTTACCTGGTTTGATACCAGAAAGTCACACTAGTGAGAGTGTGAAAGAGATTGCATTAGAATCCCTAGTTGGTGATGCAGAGGGTGTATACAACTTACTCAGCTGTCCAGAGTATTTGGTGTTAGCTCGTCTTATTCTTATAGACTTAAAAACTACTTTGTCTACGTGCTTAACTGCTGATTGGTGGTGTTTCCGCTGTGCTCTGGTTCATCAGCGAATTGTAGATGAGAAATCACCCCagttatatgaaataattttgcaATCGTTAAATCAAGTAGAAAATAATTCACAGTTAGTGAGCACCAGTGTGTCGAGAGATTTGACTGCTTTGTATCATCTTGAGGCAGGTCATCTACATCTTGAATTCTATGATGTTGGAAGAGCTGGTGATCATTTTCGAAAGGCAAGTGATGCCTTACAGGTCAAATTAAGCTTGAGTGGAGCCCTTGGGAAGAGAACTAAATGGCAGGAGGAGGACAGGCCACAGTTAATTGTGAAAGTTGCATACAATGATCACTCTATAATGAACAGTGAACTCCCTGGCCATAACCTTCTCCCTACAGATCTACCAAAAGACATCATGCTTAACGATGATACACGTCTCCCAAGGTTCAAGTTtaaagatgaagatgatgacatCATACCAGATTTGAGGCCTATTGAACAGGCCCTCATCCTGGCTATGGTTACTCACAAACGCCGATCTTCAGCTGCTGATTTACAACTTGACGAGGAAACTAAAGCTTATGTGGCAGCTCTCCTTCAGTATCCAAAGAACTGGTGCTTTCAGCATTCAGCACTGTTACTGCGTTCACAAATAGAAGCAGTTGAATCAAGAGCAGTGCAGCGATGCCTAACCCAAGTAGAGGAGTTGATTGGTGCTGTAAATAGAGAAGAACCATCTAGGTATGAAAGGCTAAAACTGCTAGGTACATCACTCATATTGCCCCACTGGGAATTACAGCAAGAACTTGCCAAGATATTGATGCGACTTGGCTGTGTTAAAACAGCTTTGGAAATTTTTGAAAGACTTCATTTATGGGAAGATGTAATTACCTGTTACAATGAATTGCAGATGCGACAGCGTTCAGCAGAAATTGTGAGAACTCAGCTGGAAAAGAAGGAAACTCCAAAGTTGTGGTGTCTGTTGggtgatgcaacagatgataaagAGTGTTATATGAAAGCATGGGAATTATCAGGACACAAGAGTGGTAAATCTCAGAGGTGCTTGGGTAATTATTACTATGTGCGAAAAGATTATAAAAATGCCATTTTGCACTATGAAATGAGCCTTGAAATTAATCGTTTACAGTTTCCCGTGTGGCAGAGATTAGCTTATTGTGCCTTACAAACTGAAGATTGGGAGAAATGTGCCCAAGCTTATAGACGTTGTAGTGTGCTTGAACCAGACAGCTTTGAAGTTTGGAACAATATGAGTCAGGCATATTTGAAACTGGATCAGAAGCATCGGGCATGGAAATCTTTACAGGAAGCTTTACGATGTAGAATGGATTCCTGGAGGCTTTGGGACAATTTTATGCTTGTCAGTACTTCACTTGGTTACATGTCTCAAGCTCTTAATGCGTACAATCGCATTCTAACAATGAAAGAACGTCATGTTGATACTCAGATAATAGGTCGTATTGTCAAGGCTATTGTTGATGGTGATAGTGATCCAGATGGAAGAGAGGTTAAAGGACTCTATAAGAAGTGCTCTGAGCTGTTGGGCCGATTGACAAGTGAAGTACCAACCCATCCAGAATTATGGTATCTGTATGGTCTGCTAACACAAGCCAATCCTGAACCTAGTCCTGAGACACGGTTCATGGCCATGCAACAGTTTAAAAAGGCTTTAGCAGCATCAACTCAGAAGCAAGGTTGGGAAAAAGATACTCTCACTGCTGTAGCATCCCTTCATCGAGCCTCCTACTTATTAGATGCAACTTTAGATGCTGTTAAGGGACTTCCTCCAAAAGTAGCTGTTCCAAATTTGAGTGCTACAAGAATGTCAGTACAAGGGGCTATTGTTGCCACACGTCGTGGACAGGTTCAAGTGGCCACAGGAGAGTTAGTTGAACAAGTGCAAGAACCATTGAAGAATGTTGAGAATAAATTGACTTTGCTGATGAAAAAGTTAGAGGAACTCAAATTGGAAGTATAA